The following are from one region of the Streptomyces changanensis genome:
- a CDS encoding MFS transporter, whose protein sequence is MSGETRREKRRRDFAAYRHPIVAVTMASTFFLKLVSYLCIPFMTIFLSRNADLPAHVIGLLVGLNQIGSLTAGFFSGVLADRIGRRRILLVGLFGTALVFGLLFAVATYLRQSLAFPVLFGVLNVSYGVMSAFFWPVTQVVMADSLPKEQRPVLFRHRYVLTNTAVAVGPPTGAFLGLASDRLAFVIAGGCYLLFALAYAWLGRGTEYGAPVPTPAASAPAAGAKAAGDRRSFTGALRVLAADRAFRSLTVSMILFTLAYCQIESNLSRIVSTGFPDGIRFFAVLLTVNAVAVIALQPLASRAAERLGPRRTLLTGNALFAVVCLLFPLTGSGRAALVALVVLISLAEVLVVPTVSVVVDELAPPDLRGTYFGAATLRNLGLGLGPAAGGLVLTLFPRELLFVFMGLCAAAAWAVIHFTLRENAGAHPGPASEPV, encoded by the coding sequence ATGAGTGGTGAGACGCGCCGCGAGAAACGCCGACGGGATTTCGCCGCCTACCGGCATCCGATCGTCGCGGTGACGATGGCGAGCACGTTCTTCCTGAAGCTCGTGTCGTATCTCTGTATTCCGTTCATGACGATCTTCCTGAGCCGCAACGCCGACCTGCCGGCCCACGTGATCGGGCTGCTCGTCGGGCTCAACCAGATCGGCTCGCTGACCGCCGGCTTCTTCAGCGGCGTCCTCGCGGACCGGATCGGGCGGCGGCGGATCCTGCTCGTCGGGCTCTTCGGCACCGCGCTGGTCTTCGGGCTGCTGTTCGCCGTGGCCACGTACCTGCGGCAGTCGCTGGCGTTCCCCGTGCTGTTCGGGGTGCTGAACGTCTCGTACGGCGTGATGTCGGCGTTCTTCTGGCCGGTCACCCAGGTGGTGATGGCCGACAGCCTGCCGAAGGAGCAGCGGCCGGTGCTCTTCCGCCACCGGTACGTGCTGACGAACACGGCCGTGGCCGTCGGCCCGCCGACCGGGGCCTTCCTGGGGCTCGCCTCCGACCGGCTCGCCTTCGTCATCGCGGGCGGCTGCTACCTGCTCTTCGCGCTCGCGTACGCGTGGCTCGGCCGGGGCACGGAGTACGGCGCCCCCGTCCCGACGCCCGCCGCCTCGGCCCCCGCGGCGGGAGCCAAGGCGGCGGGGGACCGGCGCAGCTTCACCGGGGCGCTGCGGGTGCTCGCGGCGGACCGGGCGTTCCGCAGCCTCACCGTGTCGATGATCCTGTTCACCCTGGCGTACTGCCAGATCGAGTCGAACCTCTCGCGGATCGTCAGCACCGGGTTCCCCGACGGGATCCGCTTCTTCGCGGTGCTGCTCACGGTCAACGCCGTGGCCGTCATCGCGCTCCAGCCGCTTGCCTCCCGGGCCGCCGAGCGGCTGGGCCCCCGGCGCACCCTCCTCACGGGCAACGCGCTGTTCGCGGTCGTCTGCCTGCTGTTCCCGCTCACCGGCTCCGGCCGGGCGGCCCTCGTGGCGCTGGTCGTGCTGATCAGCCTCGCCGAGGTCCTGGTCGTCCCCACGGTGAGCGTCGTGGTGGACGAACTCGCGCCACCCGACCTGCGCGGCACGTACTTCGGTGCGGCCACGCTCCGCAACCTCGGTCTCGGCCTCGGGCCCGCGGCGGGCGGGCTCGTGCTGACGCTGTTCCCCCGGGAACTGCTCTTCGTCTTCATGGGGCTGTGCGCCGCCGCCGCGTGGGCCGTCATCCACTTCACCCTCAGGGAGAACGCCGGTGCGCATCCTGGTCCTGCATCAGAACCTGTTTGA
- a CDS encoding tetratricopeptide repeat protein, producing the protein MALHFTRSNALLLLTPKTGSTWIRRKVRELGLEVAEVGDPAMREHDLLADFDRSRYGFVGAFVRDPLEWYRSYWSYRMEKGWRPQYPLDEHCESDDFQTFVRRAVTVLPGALGNIYTSYVGTPDDEVDFVGRQEDLAADFARFLKLAGEEFDASVLAEGDRINATSIRPDYPEELKELITLSEWETMARFGYLDARPDPIGLAEMRARYPEDAGDLRLLSLWTEKIHWAPDDVKRASGRPVRPETRYARVHSNFALFAQHKKQDPEYAGTRYREALRLDPAHPRTLCNYALYVAEHEDDTAGARALMLRALSGRPNHPYTLGKLAKLTAERLDDPDLAEVLYRQSLAANSDQRELRAEFARFLAGRGKTDEAVALLAEEAESPRADRLTLLTHASVLARAGRITEARRFQQLAATAA; encoded by the coding sequence ATGGCACTGCACTTCACGCGCAGTAACGCGCTGCTGCTCCTGACCCCGAAGACGGGCAGCACGTGGATCCGCAGGAAGGTCAGGGAACTCGGCCTGGAGGTCGCCGAGGTCGGCGACCCGGCGATGCGCGAGCACGACCTCCTCGCCGACTTCGACCGCTCCCGGTACGGCTTCGTCGGCGCCTTCGTCCGCGACCCGCTCGAGTGGTACCGCTCCTACTGGTCCTACCGCATGGAGAAGGGCTGGCGGCCGCAGTACCCGCTCGACGAGCACTGCGAGAGCGACGACTTCCAGACCTTCGTGCGGCGGGCCGTGACCGTCCTGCCGGGCGCGCTCGGCAACATCTACACCTCGTACGTCGGCACGCCGGACGACGAGGTGGACTTCGTCGGCCGGCAGGAGGACCTGGCAGCCGACTTCGCGCGGTTCCTGAAGCTCGCCGGCGAGGAGTTCGACGCCTCCGTCCTCGCCGAGGGCGACCGGATCAACGCGACCAGCATCCGTCCCGACTACCCGGAGGAGCTCAAGGAGCTCATCACCCTCTCCGAGTGGGAGACCATGGCGCGCTTCGGCTACCTCGACGCCCGGCCCGACCCGATCGGCCTCGCCGAGATGCGCGCCCGCTACCCCGAGGACGCCGGTGACCTGCGGCTGCTGTCCCTGTGGACCGAGAAGATCCACTGGGCGCCGGACGACGTCAAGCGGGCCTCGGGCCGGCCGGTGCGCCCCGAGACCCGGTACGCCCGCGTCCACAGCAACTTCGCGCTCTTCGCCCAGCACAAGAAGCAGGACCCCGAGTACGCCGGCACCCGCTACCGCGAGGCGCTGCGCCTCGACCCGGCCCACCCGCGCACGCTGTGCAACTACGCCCTGTACGTCGCCGAGCACGAGGACGACACGGCCGGCGCCCGCGCGCTGATGCTGCGGGCGCTGTCGGGCCGCCCGAACCACCCGTACACCCTCGGCAAGCTGGCGAAGCTGACCGCCGAGCGGCTCGACGACCCCGACCTCGCGGAGGTCCTCTACCGGCAGAGCCTCGCCGCCAACAGCGACCAGCGGGAGCTGCGCGCCGAGTTCGCCCGGTTCCTCGCGGGCCGCGGCAAGACCGACGAGGCGGTGGCCCTGCTCGCGGAGGAGGCCGAGAGCCCGCGGGCCGACCGGCTCACCCTGCTCACCCACGCGTCGGTCCTGGCCCGCGCCGGCCGGATCACCGAGGCCCGCCGCTTCCAGCAGCTCGCCGCCACCGCCGCCTGA
- a CDS encoding TauD/TfdA family dioxygenase: protein MTITEDRLARTIQDESVSAAGRTVAQTVAAAREVVGRNRICLVRDFPLDPDRYLEFLGAFGEPLRNYSSLSELAKTDPHPQINRVKYKKKTEGAQSVHYVAGGLRPHSARSWCTPRPAFFAMLMVEPGWREVPAGQRGESVVVSWYDLFTRLAERDGAVFEEHFARLSGTPITFRANNVREELSDLPLLYPLDDSRGRYDVGVRLKQDLRDKIAGIEDQLPDADAYRKSLDYLLDASVEDGLFSCFPMERGDLLLLDNHRFAHGRQKIVGEYAVDGEARTNDRELWSVTVR from the coding sequence ATGACGATCACGGAGGACCGGCTCGCCCGGACCATCCAGGACGAGTCCGTGTCCGCGGCCGGCCGGACGGTCGCGCAGACCGTCGCCGCGGCCCGCGAGGTCGTCGGGCGGAACAGGATCTGCCTGGTCCGCGACTTCCCCCTGGACCCCGACCGTTACCTGGAGTTCCTCGGCGCCTTCGGCGAACCGCTGCGGAACTACTCCTCGCTCAGCGAGCTGGCGAAGACCGACCCGCACCCGCAGATCAACCGGGTGAAGTACAAGAAGAAGACCGAGGGCGCCCAGTCCGTCCACTACGTCGCCGGCGGTCTGCGGCCGCACTCCGCCCGCTCCTGGTGCACGCCCCGCCCGGCGTTCTTCGCGATGCTCATGGTGGAGCCCGGCTGGCGGGAGGTCCCGGCCGGGCAGCGGGGCGAGTCCGTCGTGGTCTCCTGGTACGACCTGTTCACCCGGCTCGCCGAGCGGGACGGCGCCGTGTTCGAGGAGCACTTCGCGCGGCTGTCGGGCACGCCGATCACCTTCCGGGCCAACAACGTGCGGGAGGAGCTGAGCGACCTGCCGCTGCTCTACCCGCTGGACGACTCCCGCGGGCGGTACGACGTGGGCGTCCGGCTCAAGCAGGACCTGCGCGACAAGATCGCGGGCATCGAGGACCAGCTGCCCGACGCCGACGCCTACCGGAAGTCCCTGGACTACCTGCTGGACGCCAGCGTCGAGGACGGGCTGTTCTCCTGCTTCCCGATGGAGCGCGGCGACCTGCTGCTGCTGGACAACCACCGGTTCGCGCACGGCCGTCAGAAGATCGTCGGCGAGTACGCGGTCGACGGCGAGGCGCGGACCAACGACCGCGAGCTGTGGAGCGTCACGGTCCGCTGA
- the pyrB gene encoding aspartate carbamoyltransferase — translation MSLTGKHILSSDLFTRDDLERLFELADVLTPVARGRKVTRVLEGAVMASLFFEASTRTRLSCESAFLRLGGGVTTTTGVELLSIAKGESLADTSRVVSGYCDLVVMRHPDEAAVHEFADATHVPVVNGGNGAGEHPTQALLDMFTMHREFHRLGRDIDGARIAMVGDLRHGRTVHSLIKLLSRYDKLTLVCVSPDSLGMPAPLLELAASRGHHVEVSDRPEAGLRDADLVYATRLQTERFADLPVPYSDEFRIDRALVDRVCRPDTVIMHPLPRDSRPAANDLGTDLNTDPRLAIFRQTDAGIPIRMALFASVLGVADAIRPSLRPATWYRPDFTGPDDAPFYRNTAVEGIA, via the coding sequence ATGTCATTGACCGGAAAGCACATTCTCTCCAGCGACCTCTTCACCCGGGACGACCTGGAGCGGCTCTTCGAACTGGCGGACGTCCTGACGCCGGTGGCCCGCGGCCGGAAGGTCACGCGGGTCCTCGAGGGCGCCGTGATGGCGAGCCTCTTCTTCGAGGCCAGCACCCGCACGCGGCTGAGCTGCGAGTCGGCCTTCCTGCGCCTGGGCGGCGGAGTGACGACGACCACCGGGGTCGAGCTGCTGTCGATCGCCAAGGGCGAGTCGCTGGCCGACACCAGCCGCGTCGTCAGCGGCTACTGCGACCTCGTCGTGATGCGCCACCCCGACGAGGCGGCCGTCCACGAGTTCGCCGACGCCACCCACGTCCCCGTCGTCAACGGCGGCAACGGCGCGGGCGAGCACCCCACGCAGGCGCTCCTCGACATGTTCACCATGCACCGCGAGTTCCACCGCCTCGGCCGCGACATCGACGGCGCCCGGATCGCCATGGTCGGCGACCTCCGCCACGGCCGCACCGTCCACTCGCTGATCAAGCTGCTGTCCCGGTACGACAAGCTGACGCTGGTCTGCGTCTCGCCCGACAGCCTCGGCATGCCCGCTCCGCTGCTGGAACTCGCCGCGAGCCGCGGCCACCACGTCGAGGTGAGCGACCGGCCCGAGGCCGGCCTGCGGGACGCCGACCTGGTGTACGCGACGCGCCTGCAGACGGAGCGCTTCGCCGACCTGCCCGTCCCGTACAGCGACGAGTTCCGCATCGACCGCGCGCTGGTGGACCGGGTCTGCCGCCCCGACACGGTGATCATGCACCCGCTGCCCCGGGACAGCCGCCCCGCCGCCAACGACCTCGGCACGGACCTGAACACCGACCCCCGGCTGGCGATCTTCCGGCAGACCGACGCGGGCATCCCGATCCGCATGGCGCTCTTCGCGTCGGTGCTGGGCGTCGCCGACGCCATCCGGCCCTCGCTGCGCCCGGCCACCTGGTACCGGCCGGACTTCACGGGCCCCGACGACGCCCCCTTCTACCGCAACACCGCGGTGGAGGGCATCGCGTAG